The DNA region ACAGGCTTTTACTTGCCGGCTTGAACGTTGGCGGCGAGGTTTTAGGAAGCATGATTAATACTTTGATTCTTGCTTACATGGGAAGTGCTTTACCTATGGCAATATTAATTAATTCAGCGGGAGTCGAGTTTTCTGCGATTCTGAATGACCCGTATATAGCTCAAGAAATTGTGCAGGGACTCGCTGGGACTCTGGGTTTGTTATTCACTATTCCTGTTACTGCGTTTTGCTTTGTATTTCAGGAGTCACTGAGGCGGCGGCATGATGAGTAAAATTTTTAGGTGTATTCACTCATGATTAAAACAGTTATAGACATCGGCAGCAATTCCATAAAAATGCGCACTGCAAAAATTTCAAGTAACGGCCGGATTTATATTTTACGAGATGAGACAGAAGTCGTGCGGCTGGGTCGGGGAATGTCAGAAAACGGCATGTTAAAGCCCGAAAATATGCGCAAAACTTGTGAAGTTGCCTCGCGAATGGTAAAAGCTGCGACTTATCCCGGGAAGGATTATAAAATTTTTATCGTGGGAACTCAGGCTTTGAGAATTGCGAAAAACTCCGGCGAATTCGTGAACATGCTAAAAAATTTAACCGGGCTTGACGTTCATATTTTCACGGGCGAAGAAGAGGCTAAATTTTCATGGCTGGGAGCTGTTGACGGCTTTAATCTTTCAGGAAATATAATAATGTTTGATTCAGGAGGGGGCAGCACTGAATTTGTTTCAGGGTCGGGGCATTGCGTGAATAAATTAAAAAGTGTTCCCGTCGGAGCTGTTACTTTGTCAGAAAAATTTTTTAATGATAATAATTCTCCCGTAAAAATGAGTGCCTGCGAGTCTGCTATTGAATTCGTTAAAAATTTATTTATCGCGAATAATATAGAATCATTCAAGACTGATAACCCGCAAATAATCGGAGTAGGCGGCGGGCTTGTTGCTATGGAGAGCGTGAAATTTGCCTGTGAAAATTTTTTACCCTCAAGACTTCACGGAAAAATATTGACTCAACGCGATATTATGACTCAAATAAAAATGTATTCGGCCTTGAATTTAAACGAGCGTCAAAATATTATAGGTCTGCCAGCGTCAAGAGCTGATGTTATATTAGGCTCGGCGTGTATAATTCTTGCTGCATTGAGATTATTAGAGTCTGATTCCTGTATAGTCAGCATTAACGGATTAAGGCACGGGCTTTTACTTCGTGATAATATATAAGTGAAAAAATTTTTATATTTCGTAATAATTAATAGTTATTTATAAATAGTTAAGAGGTGAAAAAATTTGCTGCTTGAATTAATGTCAGACGGAACACTCGCAGAAATACCCCCGGAGTATTCAGGCTTAAATATTCCCGATGAGCCTTCTGTTATGGTATTGCTTCCGCGTCATAAATATCTGCTCGGCACAGGCAGCGACAAATGGATTTATTCGGATTTAAAGCCGGGCAGCGGTCAAAAAAGTGTATTTCTCTATGATGACAAAAATTTATCGCTCACTGATGATGACGGCGAGAATATTACGATTTTACCCGGTCGAACTGTTACAGAGTTGCGCGAGAAATTATCAAAACGTTCTGATCCACCGGGGCGGCATGTAAGCACGGTCTTAATGCTGAAAACTTTCTTGAAATATCACCCTGTTTTTAACGAGTCAGGAAATAATTATTTGGACGAGAAATTTTTTAATGAGGCCATGAAGAAGGATTATAAACTTTATAGGGCTTACTGGACGTTGAGATTTGCCCTATCACGCAGCGAAATGGAGCAGACAGCCAGACTCAAAGCATGGATTCAAGCCGGGCCGGAAAATTTTGAGAAGTCAGGGACTATCGCAAAAATTTTTTTCTCGATTATGCCGAATCCCAGTAAGGAAATAACGCGCGATCTTGAAGAATTAGGATTCTCAAAACTTGAATTACTGCACATGATAGCGCAAAATGTTTCGCCTTTAGTATTATATAATCCGCGTGCCGGGTGGCTTATTTTCGCGAGATTCGGGCGTACCGGTAAAATTAATGACACGATATTTTTTGCGTGGGTTTATGTGAATCATGATTTATGGCAGGAATTACGAGATATTAAGCAAATGCCCGTCCGTGATATAGTTAATGCAGTATGGGGCAATTATGACACTCAGCAGGCTATGATCGAACGTGCAAAATATAAAGGGGCTGAAGATATTTTACAATGAACATAAATTTTTCAAGTGTTACTAAAATTTTTGATCCGGATATAATAGCTCTCTCAAATGTGAGTTTTAATATTGAACAGGGCGAATTTGTTTATATAATCGGGCAGACTGGCAGCGGAAAATCTACACTTTTGAGATTAATAACTCGTGAATTACTGCCGACGAGCGGGGTTGCTGCTGTAGGAGGCTTTGATTTACGGAGAATGCGAAAATCTGACGTGCCTTATTACCGCCGTGATGTCGGATTAGTTGCGCAAGATTTTAAATTAATTCCTAGCCTGACAGTTTATGAAAATATTGCGTTCGTAATGGAAGCTATGTCAGTGCCTAAAAGAATAGTAGCAGAGAGAGCCCACGACGTAATTAATCAGGTCGGACTATGGAGGCGCAAAAATATGAAACCTTCTCAGCTTTCAGGCGGTGAACAGCAGCGAGTCGCAATTGCCCGGGCTCTTGCAAATTCCCCGTCTTTATTTATTGCCGATGAGCCTACAGGAAATTTAGATTTTCACACGGCCGCAGAAGTCATGAAAATTTTATTTGCCATTAACGCGAGCGGAGTTACTGTTGTAATGTCGACTCATAATCAGGCCATTGTAAATTCATCGCGTCAAAGAGTAATAGAACTTGAAGCAGGCAAATTAAAGCGCGACGAGAAGGGAGGCACTTATTAAATGACAGCTTTTAAATATATTTTGCGAGATACTCGGCGATTAATCGTAAATCACTGGGTATTAGGACTTCTTACGCTCATAACGGCCGGAGTCATGCTTTGGATTCTGGGAATAACTACACTTTTTTCGTTAAATCTTGAGCATTTATTATCGCGCCTAGAAAGTGAATTAGCTGTACAGGCCTATTTACATAAAGATAATACGCTCAATATTGAAGAAATTGCGCAGAAGATTCAAGAACTCGAATATGTTTACTCAATAAAAATTTATTCGCCTTCTGACTCGCTCGCAAAGTTACAGGAAAAAATGGGCAGTCAGTCCCGTGCTCTTGATATACTCGGCGATAATCCCATCCCGTATAATTTTGAGATTCATGTTAGACGCGCTGAAGATATTGACCCTCTTGTTGACGCTTTAAAGGCCATGCCCGAAGTTGAAGACGTTGTATATGCCGGAATGGTCGTTAAAAGAATTTCTGCTTTGTCCCGGATTTCGTCAAGAGTTGCGCTTGTCATGTTTATTCTTGCTGTAATAATCACGGCCCTAGTCGTATATAACACGATTCATATTTCGCTGTATTCGAGGCGTGAAGAAATTGCAATAATGTATCTTGTCGGAGCTACTCGTGCATATATTGCGACACCTTTTGTGCTTGAAGGGACTTTATTAGCTTTGATCGGGGCAGTCATAGCAGTCGGCGGAATAATCGGAGCATATTTTCCGGGCATGGAATTAATACAAGCAAATATGCCGCTGTTGAAATCAAGTTTATTGACTGATAAAGCAATAATTTGGAGATTTTGCGGGCTTCTTGCTGGATTCGGGGCGACTCTGGGCTGGGTTTGCAGTTATTTAGTCGTCTCAAGATTCATAAATTCTATCACTCGGCCGGAATGATTTTATTTTGCGCGAAATTTTTTATCAGATTTTATCAGATTTTATCAGGAGGGGGAATATTTTATAATGGCGTGTAGAAATTTTTATATTGCCGCTGTATTCTTGCCTGTTCAGGAGCTAATATAATGAAATCACATAAATTTTTCGCAGTTATATTTATCGCGTTAATAATATTTTCTCCTGTTAAAGCTGCCTATTCTGCCGCAAAAAAGACTCCTTCTAACATTGACGCACAAATCGCCGCAGAAGAGAAGAAACGCGAGGAACTTTCACGGCAAATTCAGACTTACAAGAAAAGAATCCGCGAGATGGGTGCACAGGTTGAAGGACTCCTCACAAAAGTTAATACACTTCAGCAGGATGAAAATATAGCATTGCAGGAACTCACAGTTTTAGAGCTTCAGGGCCGTAAAATAGAAGAAAATATCGCGATTCTTGAGCTTGCCATAAATGAAGATCAGGAAAAAATTAACGAGCTTTCTGACTTAATGAAAGATAGAATACTCGACATGTATAAATATCGCCAGTCAGATACAACAAGAATGCTTTTCGCGTCACGCAGTGTATTAGAGGCTATAGAGATGGCCTATATGCTGGGATTAATTAACAGGCGGGACGAGGAAATTTTGAGCCAGCTTCAAGAGAGAATGCAAAATCTTGAATTATCACACAAGACTATGGACGAGCAAAAAACGCGGTTAATCGAGAAGACTCAGGCGACTCAGGAACAGCGCGAGAAATATAATCAGAGCATAAAGGAAACAAATAATTTTATCCGGTCAATTCAGCGTAAGAAAGCACTTGCCGAGAAAGCCCAGCAGGAAGCAGAGCAGGCACAGAGAGCAGCAGGAGATATGATCGTTAATTTGCGCAAAAAAAAGGCCTCTCAAAAAGTTGATTATTTAGTTGGACGGGGTCGGGGTTCCATGTTTGACTGGCCAGTTCGCGGCAAAATTTCAAGTCCATACGGCTACAGAATTCACCCGATTTTGAAGCGCAGAATTTTACACGGCGGGATTGATATTGCTGCACCTAATGGGACTCCGGTAAAAGCTGCGGCGGCTGGTGAAGTATTATTTGACGGCTGGCTGAGGGGCTATGGACGTGTAATAATTCTTGATCATGGGCGGGATTTCTCGACTTTGTACGCTCATTTATCGGCGAGTCTGGTCAAAGAGGGTCAAGTCGTCCGTGCAGGCTCAACAATAGCAAGAGTCGGCAACACTGGAAATACTACGGGTTATCATTTACATTTTGAGGTCAGGAAGGGCAAATTTGTGCAAAGTCCTTTAGACTATTTAAAGCGGTAATCAGGAGGGGAGAAAAATTTTATCATGAAAAAGTTTTTTGCGGCTTTCTTGAGTGTATTAATTCTTGCAAATATAGCGAGTTCTGCAAATATTGACAGTCAAATTAAATCGGAAAAAAAGAATCAGGCCGATATGAAGAAGAAAATCAGGCAATATAACGAGATAGCAAAGAAGAAATCTCAAGAGTCTAAGACTCTTTTAAGCCGGTTATCAAGACTAAGACAGAGCGCAAATGATTCACAAGAGAAAATGCAGGATCTTGAACGCGAAAACTCACGCCTTCAGTCTTCAGTCAGTGAACTCAATAAACGCATAAAATCTCTAAATGAGTCAATGTCCGTAATATCCCGGACTCTGCGCGCAAGAATCATAGACATGTATAAATTCATGCCCGAAGAGAATACTTTGAGCCTATATATAAACTCTGACAGCCCGCATGATGCAATTAATACGGCGTATATATTAAGGCGTTTTGCTGCTCATGACTTGGCAATGTTTGAAGATTTACGCGCTAAGGAACAGGAATTAATTTCAGCAAGAAAGCAGCTCGAACAGAATAAATCACGAATCCAGACTCAGACAAATGAACTCAGGAAAAAACGCGATGAATTTGACTCGACTATCAAGAAAACTGACTCGCTTTTACGTAGTGCCCAGTCAGAACAGAAAAAGGCCGAGTCAGCAGCTAAGGAATTAGAGGCCGCTCAACGTGCAATAGGAAATAAAATCACGTCCCTAATGAATCAGAAAAAAGCAGCGGCCCAGAAAGCAGCTTCTAAACCTAAATCATCACCGGCAAGAAATTCAGGTAAGAATCACGACCCAGTTTTAGCACAAAGAGAGCCAGTACAGCCAAAAAGTGTGCCGGCACCTGGCGCGGGGATTCCTTCACAGCCTGTAAACTCTCTAGCTTGGCCGGTTAATGGGACTGTTACAATGCAATACGGCTCGCGAGTCCATCCCACTTTTAAGACGAAAATTTTTAACTCAGGAATCGACATTAAAGCAGCTCCTAATACTCCGGTGAAAGCTGCCGGGCCCGGTGAAGTACTTTATCAGGGGTGGCTGCGGGGATTCGGCCAAGTCGTTATAATCGATCACGGCAATGATTTATCGACTGTTTACGCTCATTTAAACGGTGCTTCAGTTAGAGAAGGTGCCGCCGTCAAAACAGGTACAGTAATAGGCCGCGTGGGTAATTCAGGCACTGACTCGGAATATGCTTTACACTTTGAAGTCAGGAAAAAGGGTTCTGCACAAAATCCAATGAAATATTTGCGTTAATAAAAAATTTATTCGTGAATGCTGTATAATTCTAGCTATCTTAATAAAGGCAGGTGCATTATTCAATTTATGAAAGACTCCGCAAAGAAATTATATATATTTATAGCAGTAATTATCGCTTTGTTTGTAAGTTCTCAAAGTTTCGCGGCAGAATTCACAGAGGCAGATTTTAACAGAATATCACCGTTTAATATTCGTTCATTATGGCTGTTGCGTCAAATTCGTTCATTGATAGAAAATTATCAAGTCGACGCGGAAAAGAAAGAAATCACCGACGATGAATTATTACACGGTGCGGCAAAGGGAATGGTCGAGGCTTGGAAAGATCCCTATACACGTTTTGTGTCGCCTAAGCAGTTAAGAGACGAGGAAATCGAACTCGAAGGACATTACGGCGGTTTAGGCATGTACGTGGGAGAAAGGGACGGCCAAATTTTAGTAATAAGTCCCATGGAAGACTCGCTCGCTGAAAAAGTAGGACTCAAGCCTAAGGATCAAATCGTAAAAGTTGATGACGAAGTTGTTATCGGTTGGACTTCTGATAAAGTCGTGCAGAAATTACGAGGCGAGCCCGGCACAAAAGTTACTGTCTGGGTGAGGCGTGAAGGTGAAGAGGAGCTATTAAGTTTTGAGATAACCCGCGAAGAAATTAAATTAAAGAGTGTACGTTCTCAAATGCTTTCGGATGATATAGGCTACTTGAAATTAACTCAATTTAAGCAGAAATCAGACGACGAGGCACGAACAGCACTAAGAGATTTAATCAAACAAGGGGCGCGCGCTTTGATTCTTGATTTGCGCAACAACGGCGGGGGACTTCTTGATGTATGTGTAAAAATTGCGAGCTTCTTTCTTAGGGACGGCCTGATAGTTGAGACTCGCGGACGTTCTGACAGATTTGACGAGAAATATAACGCGATAAGAAATTTGCATATAACAAATATGCCCATGATCGTATTAATTAACGAGGGCAGTGCGAGCGCGTCAGAAATTTTAGCGGGTGCCTTGAATGACAGAGGCCGGGCGAAATTAATCGGTCAAAAAAGTTTCGGCAAGGGCAGCGTACAAACTTTATTCCCATTGACTGACGGGAGCGGAGTTTATATAACTATTGCGAGATACTATACGCCTTCAGGAAAAGTAATAGATCACGTAGGACTCTCGCCTGATATTGAAGTTAAGGGCGAACCTGATAGAGATATTACTAAGGACGAGCAATTACAGCGCGCAATAACTGAAATTAAGAAATCCATGCATATACTTACTAATAATAACAGCAGGAAAAAATAAGGAGGATTTATTTATCTTGAAAAATGTAGATTTATTAGTCGGAGCTCAATGGGGCGACGAAGGAAAGGGCAAAGTTGTTGATATTCTAGGCTCTGAAGTTGACGTATTCGTGCGTTATCAGGGCGGAGCAAATGCCGGACACACTGTTGTTGTTGACGGTCAAAAAATAGTATTTCATTTATTGCCGTCGGGTATGCTTTATCCCGGAAAATTATGCGTCTTAGGAAATGGACTCGTGATTGACCCTGAGCAATTTTTGAATGAGACTTCAGAACTTTACGCGCGCGGTCAAGATAGAGCGAGGCTCGCAATAAGCCCTCATGCACATGTAGTAATGCCCTATCACAGATTATTAGACAAGTTACAGGAAGAAGCACGGGGCAAGGGCCGCAAAATAGGCACAACAGGACGGGGGATCGGGCCTTGTTACGTTGATAAATACGCTCGTTCGGGCTTAAGAGTTGAGGATTTAATCGATCCTGATATTTTGCGCGAGAGACTCACATATATTCTTGACGAGAAGAATCAATTAATCACGAAATTATATAATCAAAAGCCTATTCCCTTTGACGAAATTTACGAGCCCGCTAAAAAATGGGGTGAAGCCTTAGCACCTTATGTAGCAGACACCCGCGAATTATTACGCCGTGCAGTTGATGAGGGCCAGCATATTTTACTTGAGGGAGCTCAGGCCGCATTACTTGATATTGATCACGGTACTTATCCATATGTAACGAGTTCGTCGACTTCCGCGTCAGGTGCATTTACTGGGACGGGATTAGCTCCGAATGATTTGACTCGCGTTATTTCAGTTGTGAAGGCCTATACAAGCAGAGTCGGTGAAGGTCCATTCCCTACTGAAGATTTAGGCGAGGAAGGCGAAAAATTGCGTACTAACGGCGGCGAATATGGAGCTACAACAGGACGGCCGAGGCGCTGCGGGTGGCTTGATATTCCGGGGCTGCGTTACTCTATGGAACTCAACGGCGCGAATGTCATAGCACTCACAAAATTAGACGTGTTGACAGGCATGGGCGGTATTAAAGTCTGCACATCGTATGAACTTAACGGCGAAAAAATTACGAAATGGCCGACTGACACGAGAAAAATTGCGGAGTTAAAGCCGAACTATGAAATTTTGCCCGGTTGGAACGAAGATATAACATGGTGCAAAAAATTTGAAGAAATGCCCGCAAATGCACAAGCCTATGTTAAATATATCGAGAATGCTTTAAATGTCCCGGTCGCTTTAATCGGAGTCGGCCCTGACAGGAATCAAACTATTAACAGGGGAATATAATTTCTTGTTTGTGCCTGAAATTGATTTCTTGACGTTGAACGACCTCCCCGGAGTCTTGCGCATAAACTCAAAACTTTCATGGACTTGGCCGGAAGACGTAATTAAATCTGACTTGAGCAAGGACTCAAACAGTGAGACAACTTATATAGGAGCTTTCGCAACAACAACGGAGGCTCCATTACTCGGCTATGCTGTATTAGGCCGCGATAAAAGAGTCGGCGAGTTAATGGCGTTACTTGTCGATAAAAATTTTCAGCGCAAGGGGATCGGCACTCAATTATTAATCGCTGTCAGTGATTGCGCGGTCTATATGAATTTCAAGCGTTTAAGGCTCAGAGTCAGGAAATCAAACGAGGCAGCAATAAATTTATATTCCCGAATGTCATTTATCAGCGAACAAGTTAGACGCGGTTATTACTCAAACGGTGAGGACGCTATAGTAATGAGCGCGAAACTTCCATTAATGCCCCGATCATGAGAGTATATATACCCTTTAGTGACGGCTCGTCAGTATCATTTGACGGTGAAAATTTTACGATTTACCGCGCGCCTAAAGATATTGACGCAGTTGACAGACCCGATATTGACGAGTTAAGCAAGGCCGAGCTTGCATGGTCAAAACGTTGGAGCGATATTGTTAAGGCACTTGAGGGAGCTTACAGGCGGGAACTCAACAAGACAAAGGAGGAGCGGCACAAGAGAATATACAAGCCGCAATAATTATGGCCGTGAAAAAATTTTTACGCGAGAGAATACCGGGATTATATAATTTCCTGAAGAAAATACAAGATTTAATGTATTGTACTGGTGAAGGCAGTTATTTTGTCTCACACTGCAGAGAATACACAAATAATGAATCAATTCGTAATACTTTAAGATATATAACAGGCTCATATAGAATACTTAAATATTTCTTTCATGGCAGGACAAAAAATTTAAATCGTAATGGCCTCGCAATAGTCCTAATTATCAAGAATGAGGCGCAATATATTCTTGAATGGATAAATTTTCACGTTAAGCAAGGAGTCTCGCACTTCTTTATTTATGACAATGAAAGCACAGATAATTTATTTGAAGTATTACAGCCTTTTATAGCAAACGGCCTCGTTACATATAATAGAATCCCCGGCAAAGTCAGACAAACTGACGCATATAATCACGCTATATATAATTACAAGCACAAATTTAAATATTTCGCAATGATTGACACTGACGAGTTTTTATTTACACCTGATAATACCCAGTCAGGAGCGTTATATAATTTTATTGATAATCTCATGACCCATCACGAAAACGCGGGCGGAGTTGCTGTAAACTGGCTTGTATTCGGCTCAAACGGTCATGAATCAAAACCGGCGGGCGGTGTACTAGAAAATTTTACAATGTGCGTAGAACACGATAACCCCGGTAATTTTCACATAAAGACTATATGCGACCCCTTAAAAGTTTTTTGCTGGTATCACGTACACTTCCCGCTATATTACAGGGAATTCTATAATTTAAGCGAGAACGGAGAAATCATAGACGGCCCATTCTCGAAAACTGTATCATTTGACAAAATCAGAATTAATCACTATGTATATAAATCCAAAGAAGAATTTATACAGAAAATTGCGCGAGGCCGGGCAGATGTCGACATTAAACGCAAACTTGAGGATTTTCACGGTCATGAATGCAATATAAATACTGACACTGAAATTTTATCGCATATATAATGCATAATGCACTTAACAATCAATCAAGAAAAGAGGACGTAATAATTTATCATGAAAGAGTTTTTGCGCAAAAATTGCACGCCGTTATTTAACTTTATCAAGCATACAAGATTATTAATTTTATTTGCTGGTGAAGGCTGCCCATTAGTCTTTAACTTCAGGAACAAGAGCGCAAATAACTTTTACAGGCAAATAATAAAATTTCTTGTTACTCCGTTTATGATTCTAAAATATTTTATTCACGGCAAAATTAATGACTCAACACGTAACGGCCTCGCTATAGTATTAATTATCAAGAATGAGGCGCAATATATTCTTGAGTGGCTAAATTTTCACATTAAACAGGGAGTAACGCACTTCTTTATATATGATAACGAGAGCACGGATAATTTACAGGAAATTTTGCAGCCCTTTATCGCAAAAAAACTCGTTACTTATAATAGAATCCCCGGACGACTCAGACAAACTGACGCATATAATCACGCAATATATAATTACAAGCACAAATTTAAGTATTTCGCAGTAATCGACGCTGACGAGTTTTTATTTACACCTGATAACACAGAGCCGGACTCATTATATAATTTTATCGATAATTTCATGACTCATCATAAGAATGCGGGCGGACTCGGAGTCAACTGGCTTATATTCGGCTCAAATGGACACGAGACTAAACCAGCGGGCGGAGTCTTAAAGAATTTCACTCGATGTGCAGTAAAAGATTTCGGCCCGAATCACTTTATCAAGACAATTTGCGACCCTATGAAAGTTTTTAGCGTGTTCGATGCACACACATTACTTTACTACAAAAATTTTATAAACTTAGACGAAAACGGAAATTCAATCGGGGATGTAGTTAATATTTCTCGTACTAAAACCGTAAATTTTGACAAGATAAGAATTAATCACTATTTCACGAAATCAAAACAAGAATTTATGCACAAACGAGCGCGCGGCATGGCTGATCATAACGGGATAAGAAATATTCAAGATTTTGATAGTCATGACAGAAATGAAGTAATTGACACTGAAATTTTATCGCATATATAAATCACTCATAAATAATAGCAGACTCCCATTTAAACATGAGAATCTGCTAAAAATTTTTTCACACTATCAATAAATTAATGCTTGCTTGAGCTTAAGGCCTCATCTCTTGCTTCAGGGCGTAATATCCAGCTCCCCCAGTCAAATCTAATTAAGCCGCTCACTATATACAATGCAAACAAGAATAAAGGCGCGGAACTCTTCAAGAATACAAATGACAGCACTAACAATGACACTAAAAGCAAACATTTTTTCTTGTCAGCTGTCTTCTTAGTCAACTTTTTCATGTTAGCATAGGGAATACTTGAGATCATTAACAAGCCCACGCAGAATAACATTACAGCCATAACCCACGCCGGTAATTTCACGCCAGCAATAATAAACGATGCCGCAAATAATCCCCCTGCAGGACATGGCAGCCCTTGGAACGGTCCGGGAACGTGTACAATATTGAATCTCGCAAGCCTCAAAGCCACGCACAAAGCAAAGAAACACGCTGTAACTGAGCCTATAACAAATAAATTTCTGACTGAAGACTGATAAATTAATATCGCCGGAGCAACTCCGAAACTTACTAGATCGGCCAAGCTGTCGAACTCAAGCCCGAACTGTGAACCGCCGCCGAGCATTCTCGCAACTTTTCCGTCAAATCCGTCAAATAATACCGCAAAAAATATCATCCATGCAGCAGGAATTAATCTCCCGTGCAATACAAGCATTATAGAGAATACACCGCATAATAAATTCCCGCTAGTTACCATATTCGGGGCAATCTGCTTAAACTCTATCTGCTTATGACTTCTAATGCTGCCTAATCGTCGTCTCATGTGTAAAAAATTTTTCATTTATTGTGCTTTCACTCCTATACAAGTTAATCCGGCTTTAACTTTATCGCCGATTTTAATGCGCAATACTGTATCACGCGGCAAATATACGTCAACCCTTGAGCCTAATTTTATCATTCCAAAACGCTGCCCGGCCTCAAGAACGTCCCCGCGTTTGAGTCTGCACACAATACGCCTTGCAATTAAGCCAGCTATTTGAGTCATCATTACTGGCCCCCATTGAGTCGAGAGTCCTACAAAATTTCGTTCGTTGATTTCGCTCGCTTTAGGTGAGAACGCAGCAATTTTTTTACCCGGTATATATTCTATAAAATCTACCCGGCCAGTACACGGAGCGCGATTCACGTGAACACTAAAAACGTTCATGAACACGCCGATTTTAATAGCCTGCCCTGTGAAAGGATGTTCGGACTCGCAGATTTCTATAATTTTGCCGTCAGCGGGGGAGAAAAAATAACCGTCCTGATAATTCGCGGCTCTCTCAGGATCTCTGAAAAAATAAATCACGAACGCAGCCAGAATCGCAATAATTAACGCAGGAATCCACGAAATAAAAGCAAATGCACCCGCACAAAGTATCAAAAATGTTATTAAAGGCACGCCGTCTCTTGCTATTCTCATAATAAATTATTCTCCGTTATCATTATTATTATTCTCGTCATCAATATCAAATGGAAGAGTCCCTGTTGAGTCTTGAGTCTGTGAAATTTCGCTGTTATTCTCGTCAGGAGCTTTAATAATACTGCAATCAGCAACCGAGTCGCCCTCGTTGAGTTTCACAATAATAGCCCCTGTTGCCTGCCTGCTGAGTTCGCGAATATCTTTTATATTAACTCGAATCATCATTCCTTTAGAAGTCATTAATAATAACTCGTCATCATCTTTAACGGCCACGCTTGCTGCAACATTGCCCGTTTTATCGTTGAGATTCATTATTTTAGTGCCCATTCCGCCGCGATTGTGATTATTGAAATCGTCAAAATCTACGCGCTTCCCCCGTCCCTGTTCGCAGATA from Synergistaceae bacterium includes:
- a CDS encoding adenylosuccinate synthase; its protein translation is MLKNVDLLVGAQWGDEGKGKVVDILGSEVDVFVRYQGGANAGHTVVVDGQKIVFHLLPSGMLYPGKLCVLGNGLVIDPEQFLNETSELYARGQDRARLAISPHAHVVMPYHRLLDKLQEEARGKGRKIGTTGRGIGPCYVDKYARSGLRVEDLIDPDILRERLTYILDEKNQLITKLYNQKPIPFDEIYEPAKKWGEALAPYVADTRELLRRAVDEGQHILLEGAQAALLDIDHGTYPYVTSSSTSASGAFTGTGLAPNDLTRVISVVKAYTSRVGEGPFPTEDLGEEGEKLRTNGGEYGATTGRPRRCGWLDIPGLRYSMELNGANVIALTKLDVLTGMGGIKVCTSYELNGEKITKWPTDTRKIAELKPNYEILPGWNEDITWCKKFEEMPANAQAYVKYIENALNVPVALIGVGPDRNQTINRGI
- a CDS encoding ATP-binding cassette domain-containing protein, which gives rise to MIALSNVSFNIEQGEFVYIIGQTGSGKSTLLRLITRELLPTSGVAAVGGFDLRRMRKSDVPYYRRDVGLVAQDFKLIPSLTVYENIAFVMEAMSVPKRIVAERAHDVINQVGLWRRKNMKPSQLSGGEQQRVAIARALANSPSLFIADEPTGNLDFHTAAEVMKILFAINASGVTVVMSTHNQAIVNSSRQRVIELEAGKLKRDEKGGTY
- a CDS encoding ABC transporter permease, translating into MTAFKYILRDTRRLIVNHWVLGLLTLITAGVMLWILGITTLFSLNLEHLLSRLESELAVQAYLHKDNTLNIEEIAQKIQELEYVYSIKIYSPSDSLAKLQEKMGSQSRALDILGDNPIPYNFEIHVRRAEDIDPLVDALKAMPEVEDVVYAGMVVKRISALSRISSRVALVMFILAVIITALVVYNTIHISLYSRREEIAIMYLVGATRAYIATPFVLEGTLLALIGAVIAVGGIIGAYFPGMELIQANMPLLKSSLLTDKAIIWRFCGLLAGFGATLGWVCSYLVVSRFINSITRPE
- a CDS encoding peptidoglycan DD-metalloendopeptidase family protein, yielding MKSHKFFAVIFIALIIFSPVKAAYSAAKKTPSNIDAQIAAEEKKREELSRQIQTYKKRIREMGAQVEGLLTKVNTLQQDENIALQELTVLELQGRKIEENIAILELAINEDQEKINELSDLMKDRILDMYKYRQSDTTRMLFASRSVLEAIEMAYMLGLINRRDEEILSQLQERMQNLELSHKTMDEQKTRLIEKTQATQEQREKYNQSIKETNNFIRSIQRKKALAEKAQQEAEQAQRAAGDMIVNLRKKKASQKVDYLVGRGRGSMFDWPVRGKISSPYGYRIHPILKRRILHGGIDIAAPNGTPVKAAAAGEVLFDGWLRGYGRVIILDHGRDFSTLYAHLSASLVKEGQVVRAGSTIARVGNTGNTTGYHLHFEVRKGKFVQSPLDYLKR
- a CDS encoding peptidoglycan DD-metalloendopeptidase family protein translates to MKKKIRQYNEIAKKKSQESKTLLSRLSRLRQSANDSQEKMQDLERENSRLQSSVSELNKRIKSLNESMSVISRTLRARIIDMYKFMPEENTLSLYINSDSPHDAINTAYILRRFAAHDLAMFEDLRAKEQELISARKQLEQNKSRIQTQTNELRKKRDEFDSTIKKTDSLLRSAQSEQKKAESAAKELEAAQRAIGNKITSLMNQKKAAAQKAASKPKSSPARNSGKNHDPVLAQREPVQPKSVPAPGAGIPSQPVNSLAWPVNGTVTMQYGSRVHPTFKTKIFNSGIDIKAAPNTPVKAAGPGEVLYQGWLRGFGQVVIIDHGNDLSTVYAHLNGASVREGAAVKTGTVIGRVGNSGTDSEYALHFEVRKKGSAQNPMKYLR
- a CDS encoding S41 family peptidase gives rise to the protein MKDSAKKLYIFIAVIIALFVSSQSFAAEFTEADFNRISPFNIRSLWLLRQIRSLIENYQVDAEKKEITDDELLHGAAKGMVEAWKDPYTRFVSPKQLRDEEIELEGHYGGLGMYVGERDGQILVISPMEDSLAEKVGLKPKDQIVKVDDEVVIGWTSDKVVQKLRGEPGTKVTVWVRREGEEELLSFEITREEIKLKSVRSQMLSDDIGYLKLTQFKQKSDDEARTALRDLIKQGARALILDLRNNGGGLLDVCVKIASFFLRDGLIVETRGRSDRFDEKYNAIRNLHITNMPMIVLINEGSASASEILAGALNDRGRAKLIGQKSFGKGSVQTLFPLTDGSGVYITIARYYTPSGKVIDHVGLSPDIEVKGEPDRDITKDEQLQRAITEIKKSMHILTNNNSRKK